The following are encoded together in the Roseobacter denitrificans OCh 114 genome:
- a CDS encoding HlyD family type I secretion periplasmic adaptor subunit yields the protein MNGQSKQPRAWKATGPLMVGMTALLILVGVIGVWAVQARIAGAVIASGNIEVESNRQVLQHPQGGVVGALPVQDGDFVNAGDTVLRFDDTQLRSELAIIEGQLFEILARKARLKAERDGLDALPLSEELAELAEKDPSVQALIDGQAQLFEARATSLQQSSEQILEQIAQAENQIEGATAQLAALETQRGLIEAELTDSQTLFDKGLAPASRVSSLQREQARLLGEIGSITASVAQLRGEIASLSIERIALTTRLREEAISTLRDLQFQEVELVQRRLSTMETLSRMELRAPVSGVIYGSRIFALQSVVSPAEPIMYIIPQDQPMVVAARVDPIHIDQVHVGQEATLRFAAFDQRLTPEIIGHVVRMSADVFTDEVTGMSYYEVKLVPKEGESEKLGGQVLLPGMPVEAFIKTAERSPLNYLAKPLTDYFTRAFREG from the coding sequence ATGAACGGACAATCGAAACAACCGCGCGCATGGAAAGCAACCGGCCCGCTGATGGTCGGGATGACTGCGCTTTTGATACTGGTCGGGGTGATCGGCGTCTGGGCCGTTCAGGCGCGGATCGCCGGTGCCGTTATTGCCTCTGGCAATATCGAGGTGGAATCGAACCGGCAGGTGCTGCAACACCCGCAAGGGGGGGTCGTCGGTGCCTTGCCCGTTCAGGATGGTGATTTCGTCAACGCCGGGGATACGGTCTTGCGCTTTGATGACACGCAGCTGCGCTCCGAACTTGCGATCATAGAGGGGCAACTCTTCGAAATCCTTGCCCGCAAGGCCCGGCTCAAGGCAGAGCGGGACGGGCTGGATGCCTTGCCGCTGAGCGAAGAACTCGCCGAACTGGCGGAAAAAGACCCTTCGGTGCAGGCGCTTATTGACGGGCAGGCGCAGCTTTTCGAGGCGCGCGCAACCTCGCTGCAACAAAGTTCGGAGCAGATCCTTGAGCAGATCGCACAAGCCGAAAACCAGATCGAAGGGGCAACCGCGCAGCTGGCCGCGTTGGAAACCCAGCGCGGCCTGATCGAAGCTGAGCTCACCGACAGTCAGACGCTCTTTGACAAAGGGCTGGCACCTGCCTCGCGTGTTTCTTCGTTGCAGCGCGAACAGGCGCGGCTCTTGGGTGAAATCGGCAGTATCACCGCCAGCGTCGCGCAACTGCGTGGTGAGATCGCGTCACTCAGCATCGAGCGGATTGCGTTGACGACGCGCCTGCGCGAAGAAGCCATATCGACCCTGCGCGACCTTCAATTTCAGGAAGTCGAACTGGTTCAGCGCCGCCTGAGCACGATGGAGACCTTGTCGCGCATGGAGTTGCGCGCCCCGGTCAGCGGCGTCATCTACGGATCGCGCATCTTTGCCTTGCAATCGGTTGTCTCGCCCGCGGAGCCGATCATGTACATCATCCCACAGGACCAGCCGATGGTTGTCGCCGCACGGGTCGATCCAATTCACATTGATCAGGTCCATGTCGGGCAGGAAGCGACCCTGCGCTTTGCAGCTTTCGACCAGCGCCTGACGCCTGAAATCATCGGGCATGTGGTGCGCATGTCCGCAGATGTGTTCACAGATGAAGTCACCGGCATGTCTTATTACGAGGTTAAACTGGTGCCGAAGGAGGGCGAATCCGAGAAGCTCGGCGGACAGGTGCTCTTGCCGGGCATGCCTGTTGAGGCCTTCATCAAAACGGCGGAACGCTCGCCGTTGAATTATCTGGCCAAACCTTTGACCGACTACTTCACCCGCGCCTTCCGCGAGGGGTAG
- a CDS encoding ferric reductase-like transmembrane domain-containing protein translates to MVGMLIRAVAIWVALALAVIVPVAASAASPLLAWRDPIYIIAGLSGVIALTLLLVQPLLAGGVLPGVSMMRGRRVHRWIGVSLLAAVLVHVAALWITSPPDVVDALLFVSPTPFSLWGVIAMWVIFATALLAALRHRMRLRPRYWRIIHTVFALIIVAGSVVHALLIEGTMEIVSKVALCALVIIATGYVVLRLRAWQGLRRR, encoded by the coding sequence ATGGTTGGGATGTTGATCCGCGCGGTCGCGATATGGGTCGCGCTCGCCTTGGCTGTGATCGTGCCTGTAGCTGCATCTGCCGCAAGCCCGTTGCTGGCGTGGCGTGATCCCATTTACATCATCGCCGGGTTATCAGGTGTCATCGCCCTGACCCTTTTGCTGGTACAGCCGCTGCTGGCGGGTGGCGTTTTGCCCGGCGTGTCGATGATGCGGGGCCGACGTGTTCACCGCTGGATCGGGGTGTCATTGCTTGCAGCCGTGCTTGTCCATGTTGCAGCGCTCTGGATCACAAGTCCGCCGGATGTTGTCGATGCGCTTCTTTTTGTCTCGCCCACGCCGTTTTCTCTTTGGGGTGTGATTGCGATGTGGGTGATCTTTGCGACCGCATTGCTTGCAGCACTGCGCCATCGCATGCGGCTGCGACCCCGGTACTGGCGGATCATTCACACGGTTTTTGCCCTGATCATCGTCGCAGGTAGCGTGGTGCATGCACTTTTGATCGAGGGAACGATGGAGATCGTTTCAAAGGTTGCGCTGTGCGCATTGGTGATCATCGCAACGGGCTATGTGGTGCTGCGGCTGCGTGCATGGCAGGGCTTGCGGCGTCGGTAA
- the nagA gene encoding N-acetylglucosamine-6-phosphate deacetylase, translating to MKRAYTGADIFDGSTLSSDSALLLDGGVYRGVVPRRDIPSDYAVETLPGGTILPGFVDLQVNGGGGVLFNEDPSVAGLHAIAQAHATTGTRALLPTLITDTPARTQAAVDAVAAAIERKVAGIIGIHLEGPHLSLAKKGAHDPALIRPMTDADEAFLHDAARRLPNIMLTVAPENVTNAQITRLSRAGIIISLGHTDCSMADAQAAFRAGARCVTHLFNAMRQLGSREPGLVGAALDTGDVHAGLIADDIHVHRASMRAALCAKRAGGGIFLVTDAMATAGSDITEFRLNGRRVLRRNGRLTLEDGTLAGADLTFPRALDVLINIVGCEKEVAFSMATRGPACVLTNPGAVGRFTLDHGAQAIHLDDDLRYVGGL from the coding sequence ATGAAACGCGCATATACGGGAGCGGATATCTTTGATGGCAGCACGCTCAGCTCTGACAGCGCGCTGCTGTTGGATGGCGGTGTCTATCGCGGTGTCGTGCCAAGGCGTGACATCCCGTCTGACTACGCGGTTGAAACCTTGCCGGGGGGTACGATCCTGCCGGGGTTTGTTGATTTGCAGGTCAACGGTGGTGGCGGTGTTCTGTTTAACGAGGATCCTTCAGTGGCAGGTTTGCATGCCATCGCGCAGGCGCATGCGACCACGGGAACGCGCGCCCTGCTGCCCACGCTCATCACCGACACGCCAGCGCGCACACAGGCAGCCGTCGACGCCGTCGCGGCGGCCATTGAACGCAAGGTGGCGGGGATCATCGGCATTCACCTTGAGGGGCCGCACCTGAGCCTTGCCAAAAAGGGGGCGCATGACCCCGCCTTGATCCGCCCGATGACGGATGCGGATGAAGCATTTTTGCACGATGCTGCACGGCGTTTGCCAAACATCATGCTCACGGTGGCCCCGGAAAATGTGACGAACGCACAGATCACCCGCCTGTCCCGCGCTGGTATCATCATTTCGCTGGGTCACACCGATTGCAGCATGGCCGATGCGCAAGCCGCCTTTCGGGCCGGTGCCCGCTGCGTCACGCATCTGTTCAACGCGATGCGCCAGCTGGGCAGTCGTGAACCGGGCCTTGTCGGGGCGGCGCTGGATACCGGTGATGTGCATGCAGGTCTGATCGCGGATGATATCCACGTGCACCGGGCCAGCATGCGCGCAGCTCTTTGCGCCAAGCGCGCGGGTGGCGGTATTTTTCTGGTGACCGACGCCATGGCCACCGCCGGGTCCGACATCACGGAATTCCGTCTCAACGGGCGGCGCGTGCTGCGTCGGAACGGTCGCCTGACCCTGGAGGATGGCACGCTTGCCGGGGCTGATCTGACGTTTCCGCGTGCGCTGGACGTTCTGATCAACATCGTGGGCTGCGAAAAAGAGGTCGCGTTTTCGATGGCAACCCGTGGCCCTGCGTGTGTCTTGACCAACCCTGGCGCGGTGGGGCGGTTTACACTGGACCACGGCGCGCAGGCCATCCATCTGGACGATGATCTGCGCTATGTCGGGGGTCTGTAG
- a CDS encoding SIS domain-containing protein — protein MTSQTHMRREILEIPDAVATLLTRGAPEVRAAARALQDADPAFLISVARGSSDHAATYFKYATELVAGIPVASVGPSVTSIYGRNLRLSRGACLAISQSGKSPDIVRMAEMATAQGAVSIALTNHINSDLAGVSTHAVNLHAGVEHSVAATKTFVTSAVSAIWLMAEWQQDHALLRALHDLPQVLKKAAHMDWSILEDEIVSSRSLFCLGRGPALAIANEAALKFKETCQLHAESYSSAEVLHGPVSIIERGFPVIALAAADQAEAWLVDVADQLAAKGAHAFVTSDKTALARALPCARTSHLLLDPLALIVSFYAMVEQVARARGINPDAPRHLRKVTETL, from the coding sequence ATGACTTCTCAAACCCACATGCGGCGCGAAATCCTTGAAATTCCGGACGCGGTCGCAACCCTGCTGACACGGGGCGCGCCCGAAGTCAGGGCCGCTGCACGCGCCTTGCAAGACGCAGACCCCGCGTTCCTGATTTCGGTTGCGCGCGGCTCGTCCGATCACGCAGCGACCTATTTCAAATATGCCACCGAGCTTGTCGCCGGTATTCCGGTTGCCTCCGTCGGCCCGTCAGTTACCTCTATCTACGGGCGCAACCTGCGGCTGTCCCGCGGTGCCTGTCTGGCGATTTCGCAGTCAGGGAAAAGCCCGGATATCGTGCGCATGGCAGAAATGGCCACCGCGCAGGGTGCCGTTTCCATCGCCCTGACCAACCACATCAACAGCGATCTGGCCGGGGTCAGCACCCATGCGGTCAATCTGCATGCCGGTGTCGAACACAGCGTGGCCGCCACCAAGACATTCGTGACCTCTGCCGTGTCGGCCATCTGGCTGATGGCCGAGTGGCAGCAGGACCATGCGCTGTTGCGTGCCCTGCATGATTTACCGCAGGTGTTGAAGAAGGCGGCGCACATGGATTGGTCCATCCTGGAAGATGAGATCGTTTCGTCCCGGTCGCTCTTTTGCCTTGGCCGTGGGCCCGCGTTGGCGATAGCCAATGAGGCGGCTCTGAAGTTCAAGGAAACCTGCCAACTGCACGCAGAATCCTATTCCTCCGCCGAAGTGCTGCACGGGCCGGTTTCCATAATCGAACGCGGATTTCCCGTGATCGCGCTCGCAGCCGCTGATCAGGCCGAAGCATGGCTGGTGGATGTGGCCGACCAACTTGCCGCGAAAGGCGCGCATGCCTTTGTGACCTCTGACAAGACCGCGCTGGCCCGCGCCCTGCCCTGCGCGCGCACATCGCACCTCTTGCTTGATCCGCTCGCGTTGATCGTTTCATTCTACGCCATGGTCGAACAGGTCGCCCGGGCGCGCGGCATCAACCCCGATGCGCCGCGCCACCTCAGGAAAGTGACGGAAACACTGTGA
- a CDS encoding GntR family transcriptional regulator — protein sequence MNVAAFLEPADWFRSKGGPRYIQLRQRLSDGVTTGQLATGSPLPPEREIAAITGFSRVTVRKAIRSLAEDGVILQKQGSGSFIASRPKQMEQNLSRLTSFSEEMARRGKDATSRWLERGLFMPSADEITCLCLTNEDQVARITRLRLADGDPIAIERASLPTDILPNPLAVETSLYETLEGHGHRPVKALQKISAINLTDQDADLLATSPKDAGLQIERTSYLSCGRVAEFTQSTYRKDAYTFIAELRLAKEPA from the coding sequence ATGAATGTTGCCGCTTTCCTAGAACCTGCGGACTGGTTCCGTTCAAAAGGGGGCCCGCGGTATATTCAACTGCGCCAAAGGCTCAGCGACGGGGTCACGACCGGGCAACTGGCGACGGGCAGCCCCTTGCCCCCAGAACGCGAGATCGCGGCCATCACGGGTTTTTCCCGGGTGACCGTGCGCAAGGCCATCCGGTCCCTGGCCGAGGATGGCGTGATCTTGCAGAAACAAGGGTCCGGCTCGTTCATCGCCTCAAGACCAAAGCAGATGGAGCAGAATCTGTCCCGGCTGACCTCATTTTCAGAAGAAATGGCACGACGGGGTAAGGACGCAACATCCCGTTGGTTGGAACGTGGGCTGTTCATGCCCTCTGCGGATGAGATCACCTGCCTGTGTTTGACCAACGAAGATCAGGTCGCACGGATCACCCGCCTGCGCCTTGCGGATGGTGATCCGATCGCGATTGAGCGCGCGTCCCTGCCCACGGACATCCTGCCCAACCCGTTGGCGGTGGAGACCTCGCTTTATGAAACACTCGAAGGCCACGGCCACCGACCGGTCAAAGCATTGCAAAAGATTTCCGCCATCAACCTGACAGATCAGGATGCCGATTTGCTGGCCACATCCCCGAAAGACGCGGGCCTGCAGATTGAGCGCACCTCATACCTGAGCTGCGGACGGGTCGCGGAGTTCACGCAATCCACCTATCGGAAGGATGCCTATACCTTCATCGCCGAACTCAGACTCGCCAAGGAGCCAGCATGA
- a CDS encoding BadF/BadG/BcrA/BcrD ATPase family protein: MKLSPKSYLLGVDGGGTGCRVAISDTCGRRIGGASGGPANFATDPDSALRNILTALDAAASDAGLASGWSEACVAHVGLAGIMEPSDAERVESALPFTQITVSDDRETSVAGALGPQDGVLMAIGTGTIVAAQSQGSTRYFGGWGMALADQASGGWLGQRALRQTVLALDGLQAHSAMTKNLLDLFDNDPNQIVQFSKHAEPGDYAGFAPMIIDAARMQDDNAQALMQRGAAYLNACIKAADLAETAALCLSGGVGPHYADYLDPRCQNRLQAPKGSALDGALMLAHQALHQGTGAR, encoded by the coding sequence ATGAAACTCAGCCCCAAATCCTATTTGCTTGGTGTGGACGGCGGCGGAACCGGCTGCCGGGTCGCCATATCCGACACGTGTGGTCGGCGCATTGGCGGTGCATCCGGCGGGCCAGCCAATTTCGCAACCGACCCGGACAGCGCACTCCGGAACATTCTTACCGCCCTCGATGCGGCAGCGTCTGATGCCGGTCTTGCAAGCGGGTGGTCGGAGGCATGCGTGGCCCATGTGGGGCTTGCGGGCATTATGGAACCTTCGGATGCGGAACGGGTCGAATCCGCCCTGCCGTTCACACAGATCACCGTGAGCGACGACCGCGAGACCTCGGTGGCGGGTGCGCTTGGCCCACAAGACGGGGTCTTGATGGCCATTGGCACGGGAACGATCGTTGCCGCGCAGTCGCAAGGTTCTACCCGATACTTCGGCGGATGGGGGATGGCCCTGGCGGATCAGGCTTCGGGCGGGTGGCTCGGGCAACGCGCCTTGCGCCAGACCGTTCTGGCGCTTGATGGCCTGCAAGCGCATTCCGCCATGACCAAAAACCTGCTGGACCTTTTTGACAACGATCCAAACCAAATTGTCCAATTCTCAAAACACGCCGAACCCGGGGACTATGCCGGTTTTGCGCCAATGATTATCGACGCCGCACGTATGCAGGATGACAACGCACAGGCCTTGATGCAGCGGGGTGCCGCCTATCTGAACGCCTGCATCAAAGCGGCGGATCTCGCCGAGACGGCCGCTTTGTGTCTTTCAGGTGGGGTGGGCCCGCATTACGCCGACTATCTTGATCCGCGCTGTCAGAACCGACTGCAAGCCCCCAAGGGCTCCGCCCTCGACGGGGCGTTGATGCTTGCGCATCAGGCCTTGCATCAAGGGACGGGCGCGCGATGA
- a CDS encoding ABC transporter substrate-binding protein, producing MHKNTFKGLFLATTLLGASAATAQQAELTIESWRNDDLAIWQDKIIPAFEAQHPDISVRFTPSAPAEYNAVLNSKLDAGSAGDIITCRPFDASLALFEAGRLADLSDLEGMSNFSDVAKSGWSTDDGSATYCVPMASVIHGFIYNKDAFEEVGVAVPQTEEEFFAVLEAFKEDGNYIPMAMGTNDQWEAATMGYNNIGPNYWKGEEGRMALIAGEQKLTDEGWVAPFRQLAKWGAYLGDGFEAQTYPDSQNIFTLGRAAIYPAGSWEISGFNALADFEMGAFHPPVQNAGDTCYISDHTDIGIGMNAATENPEAAMTFLNWVASSEFSNIFANSLPGFFPLSKADVALEDPLAQEFISWRGKCESSIRSTYQILSRGTPNLENETWNASVAVIKGDESPEDAAQRLQDGLALWYTPQQ from the coding sequence ATGCATAAAAACACTTTCAAGGGGCTGTTTCTGGCCACAACGCTTTTGGGCGCATCAGCCGCGACGGCACAGCAGGCGGAATTGACGATTGAAAGCTGGCGCAATGATGACCTTGCTATCTGGCAAGACAAGATCATCCCGGCATTTGAGGCGCAACATCCGGACATCAGCGTTCGCTTCACACCATCCGCGCCCGCGGAGTACAACGCTGTGCTCAACTCAAAGCTGGATGCGGGATCGGCGGGGGATATCATCACATGTCGTCCGTTTGACGCATCGCTCGCCCTGTTCGAGGCTGGACGGCTTGCCGATCTGAGCGATCTGGAAGGGATGTCGAACTTCTCGGATGTGGCAAAATCGGGCTGGTCCACGGATGATGGCAGCGCGACCTACTGCGTCCCAATGGCTTCGGTGATCCATGGATTTATCTACAACAAGGATGCTTTCGAAGAAGTCGGTGTGGCCGTGCCGCAGACCGAAGAAGAGTTCTTTGCCGTGCTGGAAGCGTTCAAGGAAGACGGGAATTACATTCCCATGGCCATGGGCACGAATGATCAGTGGGAAGCGGCCACGATGGGGTATAACAACATCGGCCCCAACTACTGGAAGGGCGAGGAGGGGCGCATGGCTCTCATCGCCGGGGAGCAAAAGCTGACGGATGAGGGTTGGGTTGCGCCGTTCCGGCAGTTGGCGAAATGGGGGGCCTATCTGGGTGATGGGTTTGAAGCGCAGACATATCCTGACAGTCAGAACATCTTTACGCTCGGGCGCGCTGCGATCTACCCGGCCGGAAGCTGGGAAATCTCGGGCTTCAATGCGCTGGCCGATTTCGAAATGGGTGCCTTCCATCCGCCGGTCCAGAATGCGGGCGATACCTGCTACATCTCGGATCACACGGATATCGGTATTGGCATGAATGCGGCCACCGAAAACCCCGAAGCCGCCATGACCTTTCTGAACTGGGTGGCATCATCGGAGTTTTCGAATATCTTTGCCAATTCACTGCCGGGGTTCTTCCCGTTGTCCAAGGCCGATGTGGCGCTCGAAGATCCGCTCGCGCAGGAGTTCATTTCGTGGCGCGGCAAATGCGAAAGCTCCATCCGCTCCACCTATCAAATCCTGTCGCGTGGCACGCCTAACCTCGAGAACGAAACGTGGAATGCATCCGTCGCGGTTATCAAGGGCGATGAAAGTCCTGAGGATGCCGCGCAGCGTCTGCAGGATGGATTGGCCCTGTGGTACACACCACAACAGTAA
- a CDS encoding carbohydrate ABC transporter permease — MPAPSKPKTRWHIAVFLAPAVLVYTAVMIYPLFNTLRLALYAEVDQQRIWVGLQNFQTLFGDAIWSEQFWNALGNNAWFFLIHMLVQNPIGIALAALLSSPRLRFSAFYRSAIFIPTILSFVIVGFAWKLILSPIWGIAPGMLDAIGLKFLYQPWLGKEEYALTTLSLVSVWQYVGIPMMLIYAALLSIPDEILEAGECDGITGMSAFWKIKLPLILPSIGIISVLTFVANFNAFDLIYAAQGALAGPDFSTDILGTFMYRTFFGFQLQLGDPHMGSAIASAMFGIILIGVCTYLFGIQRRLRNYQF; from the coding sequence ATGCCTGCGCCCTCAAAACCGAAAACCAGATGGCATATCGCTGTTTTTCTGGCACCTGCCGTGCTGGTTTATACCGCGGTCATGATCTATCCGCTCTTCAACACCCTGCGACTTGCGCTTTATGCTGAGGTCGATCAGCAGCGGATATGGGTGGGCCTGCAGAACTTTCAAACGCTGTTCGGGGATGCGATCTGGTCTGAACAATTCTGGAATGCCTTGGGCAATAATGCGTGGTTCTTTCTGATCCACATGCTGGTGCAGAACCCGATTGGCATTGCACTCGCGGCGCTATTGTCATCCCCGCGTCTGCGGTTTTCGGCGTTTTACCGATCCGCGATCTTCATCCCCACGATCCTGTCTTTTGTCATCGTTGGTTTCGCGTGGAAGCTGATCCTCTCCCCGATCTGGGGCATTGCGCCGGGTATGCTGGATGCAATTGGTTTGAAGTTCCTCTACCAGCCGTGGCTTGGCAAGGAAGAGTACGCCCTGACCACGCTGAGCCTTGTGTCGGTCTGGCAATACGTAGGCATTCCCATGATGCTGATCTATGCGGCCCTGCTGTCCATTCCTGATGAAATTCTGGAGGCGGGCGAATGCGACGGGATCACGGGCATGTCCGCGTTCTGGAAGATCAAACTGCCGCTGATCCTGCCTTCTATCGGGATCATTTCGGTTCTGACTTTCGTGGCGAATTTCAACGCCTTTGATCTGATTTATGCGGCACAGGGTGCGCTTGCGGGGCCGGATTTCTCGACGGATATTCTGGGGACGTTCATGTATCGCACCTTCTTTGGCTTTCAGTTGCAACTGGGCGATCCGCATATGGGCTCCGCGATTGCCTCGGCCATGTTCGGCATCATCCTGATCGGCGTGTGCACTTACCTCTTCGGCATTCAGCGCCGCCTGCGCAATTACCAGTTCTGA